One window of Staphylococcus chromogenes genomic DNA carries:
- a CDS encoding GNAT family N-acetyltransferase yields the protein MTVYIETERLILRDWQDSDLLPLQQMNANRQVRRYFTSLLSYQRSQLDFEAMRSSLKKQGIGLFAVELKATHQWIGFIGLNYISKDSQYTFQELPFYEIGWRLMPEVWDNGIAQEGAEAVLNYIKSMNLGPIYAIAAKANKASIRVMEKIGMTFVDYFDKPELSTYHELKENVRYVWKPE from the coding sequence ATGACAGTGTATATTGAGACTGAGCGATTGATATTAAGAGATTGGCAAGATTCAGATTTATTACCGCTCCAACAAATGAACGCCAATCGTCAAGTCCGTCGTTATTTTACAAGTTTATTGAGTTATCAGCGCTCTCAACTCGACTTTGAAGCGATGCGGAGTTCATTGAAAAAACAAGGTATCGGTTTGTTTGCGGTCGAATTAAAAGCGACACATCAATGGATAGGATTTATAGGTCTGAATTATATTTCTAAAGACAGTCAGTACACTTTTCAAGAGCTCCCATTTTATGAGATTGGTTGGAGACTGATGCCTGAGGTTTGGGATAATGGTATTGCACAAGAAGGGGCTGAAGCGGTATTAAATTATATTAAGAGCATGAATTTAGGGCCTATATATGCGATTGCTGCGAAAGCCAATAAAGCGTCTATACGTGTTATGGAGAAAATCGGCATGACATTTGTAGATTATTTTGATAAACCAGAATTAAGTACCTATCATGAATTAAAAGAAAATGTACGCTATGTTTGGAAACCAGAATAA
- the thiS gene encoding sulfur carrier protein ThiS, producing the protein MNVEINGQSQLLNEGATVFDLIQQFGIESKRMVVELNGHVVKRSLWDKQSLSDNDRIEILEFVGGG; encoded by the coding sequence GTGAATGTAGAAATTAATGGGCAATCCCAACTGTTAAATGAAGGAGCAACGGTGTTCGATCTCATTCAACAATTCGGTATAGAAAGTAAACGCATGGTCGTAGAATTAAACGGTCATGTAGTGAAACGTTCTTTATGGGATAAACAATCTCTTTCAGACAATGATCGGATTGAAATTTTAGAATTTGTAGGAGGCGGTTAA
- a CDS encoding YebC/PmpR family DNA-binding transcriptional regulator — protein MGRKWNNIKEKKAQKDKNTSRIYAKFGKEIYVAAKSGEPDPESNQALKLVLERAKTYSVPNHIIDRAIDKAKGGGEENFDALRYEGFGPSGSMVIVDALTNNVNRTASDVRAAFGKNGGNMGVSGSVAYMFDHTATFAFEGFDADTILEGLMEADIDVRDVIEEGDLTIVYAEPDQFATVQQALKDLGVSEFEVAEFEMLPQTEVQLSAEDQETFEKLIDVLEDLEDVQHVFHNVEL, from the coding sequence ATGGGACGTAAATGGAACAACATTAAAGAGAAAAAAGCTCAAAAAGATAAAAATACGAGTCGTATTTATGCAAAATTTGGAAAGGAAATTTATGTTGCAGCAAAGTCTGGAGAGCCTGATCCTGAGTCAAACCAAGCATTGAAACTTGTATTAGAGCGTGCGAAAACATATTCTGTACCGAACCACATTATTGATCGTGCGATAGATAAAGCTAAAGGTGGCGGAGAAGAAAACTTTGATGCACTAAGATATGAAGGCTTTGGTCCAAGTGGTTCAATGGTCATTGTAGATGCCTTAACCAATAACGTGAATCGTACGGCTTCAGACGTCCGTGCAGCTTTCGGTAAAAATGGCGGAAATATGGGGGTTTCTGGTTCTGTAGCCTATATGTTCGACCATACAGCCACTTTTGCATTTGAAGGATTTGACGCAGATACAATATTAGAAGGTTTAATGGAAGCGGATATCGATGTTCGCGATGTCATCGAAGAAGGTGACCTCACGATTGTATATGCTGAACCAGATCAATTTGCGACAGTTCAACAAGCGCTCAAAGATTTAGGTGTGAGCGAATTTGAAGTGGCGGAATTTGAAATGCTTCCCCAAACAGAAGTGCAATTATCAGCAGAAGACCAAGAGACTTTTGAAAAGTTGATTGATGTATTAGAAGATTTAGAAGATGTGCAACACGTTTTCCACAATGTGGAACTTTAA
- a CDS encoding ThiF family adenylyltransferase, producing MNRYDRQIKYPAFGLKTQNKLQQLHVLIVGVGALGSGIAEQLARCGVGKLTLIDKDIVTFSNLHRQSGYIEEDAKEMRPKVSALKMRLHAMNHEVNIIPLNVEVTSENILCLMKETQPDMVLDGLDDYETRFLVNEATQYLNIPYIYSAVIGSQVSVFPIDAHGPCLQCLMPEPPETYESCAVHGVLPPAVHIASSMAVAELMHYLMTGTFTYTMKYVDIYKDTMKTTSILELKEPTCPVCSERHFTRLMQAKKTRMEVLCGGVIQVRFDAKDFQRHLSPNIHIIQQNPFVKQLKFKQYTMTFFQDGRLLIYGCTDKQEAAHLTQSIFETSR from the coding sequence ATGAATCGCTATGATAGACAAATAAAGTACCCGGCTTTTGGTTTGAAAACGCAAAACAAACTCCAGCAGCTACATGTCCTTATAGTGGGAGTAGGGGCTTTAGGGAGTGGGATTGCAGAACAACTTGCAAGATGTGGCGTGGGCAAACTCACACTCATTGATAAAGATATAGTGACTTTTTCGAACTTACATCGGCAAAGTGGTTACATCGAGGAAGATGCTAAAGAGATGCGTCCCAAAGTAAGCGCGTTAAAAATGCGTTTACATGCAATGAATCATGAAGTGAATATCATCCCATTAAATGTTGAAGTGACTTCTGAAAATATCCTATGTCTTATGAAAGAGACCCAACCTGATATGGTGTTAGATGGTTTGGACGATTATGAGACACGATTTTTAGTGAATGAAGCGACGCAATACCTTAATATTCCATATATTTATAGTGCAGTCATCGGTAGCCAAGTGAGTGTGTTTCCTATAGATGCGCATGGTCCGTGCTTGCAGTGTCTCATGCCAGAGCCCCCTGAAACTTATGAAAGTTGTGCTGTACATGGTGTTTTACCTCCGGCAGTGCATATCGCGAGTAGTATGGCTGTGGCTGAATTAATGCACTATTTAATGACAGGGACTTTTACGTATACGATGAAATATGTGGATATATATAAAGACACTATGAAAACGACTTCTATTTTAGAGTTGAAAGAACCGACGTGTCCTGTATGTAGCGAACGTCATTTTACACGCTTAATGCAGGCGAAAAAAACACGGATGGAAGTCTTGTGTGGAGGTGTGATTCAAGTTCGATTTGATGCGAAAGATTTCCAACGTCACCTTTCACCGAACATTCATATCATTCAACAAAATCCATTTGTTAAACAATTGAAATTTAAACAATATACCATGACCTTTTTTCAAGATGGACGTTTATTGATTTATGGATGTACAGATAAACAAGAAGCCGCTCACCTTACGCAATCCATTTTTGAGACCTCACGATAA
- a CDS encoding GNAT family N-acetyltransferase has product MKRMVATEIEYIRQIAQIHVQMLQNDPLAPRQSKMACALYEEMIQRRIDLSDDFVEAKVEQDQVMAFIWAHHEKATKTVTIESLYVTPKYRHKGLATSLKQRVESWASEQQARQIIGTVLEENEPMRALNEKLGYTVKKVIMQKMIGED; this is encoded by the coding sequence ATGAAAAGAATGGTTGCTACAGAGATAGAATATATTCGACAAATAGCACAAATCCATGTTCAAATGCTTCAGAATGACCCTCTTGCGCCACGCCAGTCTAAAATGGCTTGTGCCCTTTATGAAGAAATGATACAACGACGGATTGACTTGAGTGACGACTTTGTAGAAGCCAAAGTCGAACAAGACCAAGTGATGGCATTTATTTGGGCACATCATGAAAAAGCCACAAAAACTGTGACGATAGAATCGCTTTATGTCACGCCTAAGTATCGTCATAAAGGGCTGGCGACTTCACTCAAACAGCGGGTAGAATCATGGGCGTCTGAGCAACAGGCAAGACAAATTATAGGGACAGTTCTAGAAGAAAATGAACCTATGCGCGCACTGAATGAAAAGTTAGGCTATACTGTGAAAAAGGTCATCATGCAAAAGATGATAGGGGAAGACTAA
- a CDS encoding thiazole synthase translates to MFKIADYTFNSRLFLGTGKFENAEVQKKAIHISETEVLTFAVRRMSLYDEALPNPLAEVDLEQFITFPNTAGAKSAEEAVRIAEIANEAGICDMIKVEVIGDDDTLLPDPIETYKACDILLKKGYIVCPYISDDVVLAKRLEQLGVHAIMPLASPIGTGRGLSNPLNLRYIIEKSQVPVIVDAGIGSAKDCAEAMELGADAILLNSAVSRAKDPVKMAEAMKKGIEAGRLSYEAGRIPIRYNAVQSSPSTGLGFL, encoded by the coding sequence TTGTTTAAAATAGCGGATTATACTTTTAACTCAAGATTATTTTTAGGAACAGGAAAGTTTGAAAATGCTGAAGTTCAAAAAAAAGCCATTCATATTTCAGAAACGGAAGTCTTAACTTTCGCCGTAAGACGTATGAGTTTATATGATGAAGCATTACCGAACCCTTTAGCTGAGGTGGATTTAGAGCAATTTATCACTTTTCCGAATACCGCGGGCGCTAAATCGGCAGAGGAAGCTGTGCGCATTGCAGAGATTGCGAATGAGGCTGGCATATGCGATATGATTAAAGTTGAAGTGATTGGCGATGACGATACGTTATTACCAGATCCGATTGAGACGTATAAAGCATGCGATATTTTGTTGAAAAAGGGCTATATCGTTTGCCCATATATTTCTGATGATGTCGTGTTAGCTAAACGTTTAGAACAATTGGGGGTTCATGCGATTATGCCACTGGCCTCTCCAATTGGGACGGGTCGCGGCCTTAGCAACCCACTCAATTTGCGTTATATAATAGAAAAAAGTCAGGTGCCTGTCATTGTTGATGCTGGCATAGGTTCTGCGAAAGATTGCGCTGAAGCCATGGAGCTAGGTGCAGATGCCATTTTATTAAATTCAGCGGTTTCTCGTGCTAAAGACCCTGTCAAAATGGCGGAAGCGATGAAAAAAGGCATTGAAGCGGGCAGACTTAGTTACGAAGCAGGGCGTATTCCTATTCGTTATAATGCTGTCCAATCAAGTCCATCCACAGGGTTAGGGTTTCTTTAA
- a CDS encoding SA0632 family lipoprotein produces MKKLLCTLTASIVLLAGCGQSEKDKLQNEIKSLEKEQKTLQDENKKLKDQSKKLDDQIKQLEEDIKKPDVKEKHASDSKNKDKTDAHHEDSSQSAHDASNASHKQEKTKTETSKDKKDGV; encoded by the coding sequence ATGAAAAAATTACTGTGTACTTTAACGGCAAGTATTGTTTTATTAGCAGGCTGTGGTCAAAGTGAAAAAGATAAACTTCAAAATGAAATCAAATCATTAGAAAAAGAACAAAAAACATTACAAGATGAAAATAAAAAGTTAAAAGATCAAAGCAAAAAGTTAGATGACCAAATTAAGCAGTTAGAAGAAGATATAAAAAAACCAGACGTAAAAGAAAAGCACGCTTCTGACTCGAAAAATAAAGATAAAACGGATGCACATCATGAAGATTCATCTCAAAGTGCACATGATGCCTCAAACGCATCGCATAAACAAGAAAAAACTAAAACAGAGACATCTAAAGATAAAAAAGATGGCGTTTGA
- a CDS encoding Bax inhibitor-1/YccA family protein, which produces MSAQTRPSVSKHPFQYGKVWLFFTYYWVIFGIATYFGQFLPLEWRKPLSIVLLVLILLTMIVQRARFSGPIMSHIYTIVSGLLSYAAFTVALQDLGPSVFFKNVLLAIVGFIIFGMIGFFMIKDASSLGKYLFVTLVALIVASLVGWFIHNPIYHTLISVVGLLLFLLYTLYDFNRMKRGAYSPREMGFNLFLNLFRIIRYVLNLARYVRR; this is translated from the coding sequence TTGTCAGCTCAAACAAGACCATCGGTGTCGAAGCATCCATTTCAATACGGAAAAGTTTGGCTATTTTTCACATATTATTGGGTGATATTTGGTATTGCCACGTATTTTGGACAATTTTTGCCGCTTGAATGGCGTAAACCCTTGTCTATTGTTTTACTTGTTTTAATCCTCTTAACGATGATTGTACAAAGGGCACGATTTAGTGGGCCCATCATGTCACATATCTACACAATCGTTTCTGGACTGTTATCTTATGCGGCTTTTACAGTAGCTTTACAAGATTTAGGACCGAGTGTTTTCTTTAAAAATGTTCTTTTAGCCATTGTCGGATTTATTATTTTTGGAATGATTGGTTTCTTTATGATAAAAGATGCCTCTAGTTTAGGAAAATATTTGTTTGTCACGCTTGTCGCATTAATTGTCGCGAGTTTAGTCGGTTGGTTTATCCATAATCCGATATATCATACACTTATTTCTGTGGTTGGCTTGTTGCTTTTTTTACTTTATACGTTGTATGATTTTAATAGAATGAAAAGAGGGGCCTATTCTCCAAGGGAAATGGGTTTCAATTTATTCTTAAACTTATTTAGAATCATCCGTTACGTGCTCAATCTTGCACGTTACGTTCGCCGATAA
- a CDS encoding DUF1129 family protein — MKSVEQLTRDNNVKALRLNNTDRQIFESYMTYVRADMRVNAYDSEKMLQQILEHLLKAEDKGTHAMDFFNHNPKKHAIHTIKTLPNHTIINIFRTILKHLILLLGVFCFLKGFLGFFINDTRIYLYTFPITFLIGLFVLFLFIWACYKMVQLQAFNYSRFSWFFGYIVIIALFVTLFLLFFFPQNFLQWGPYINIGNWTFILISFVIVPIGLYLNDRQEKQKSTQTASWRYKGT, encoded by the coding sequence ATGAAGTCTGTCGAGCAATTAACACGTGATAACAATGTCAAAGCGTTACGCCTTAACAATACAGATAGACAAATTTTCGAAAGTTATATGACGTATGTCCGCGCCGATATGCGTGTCAATGCCTATGATTCTGAAAAAATGTTACAACAGATTTTGGAGCATTTATTAAAAGCCGAAGATAAAGGCACGCATGCGATGGACTTTTTCAACCACAATCCTAAAAAGCATGCGATACACACCATTAAAACGTTACCCAATCATACGATTATTAATATTTTTAGAACGATTTTGAAACATCTCATCTTACTACTTGGTGTTTTTTGTTTCCTAAAAGGGTTCCTCGGCTTTTTTATTAATGATACTCGTATTTACCTTTACACATTTCCTATTACCTTTTTAATAGGATTGTTTGTCTTATTTTTATTTATTTGGGCTTGTTATAAAATGGTGCAATTACAAGCCTTTAATTATTCAAGATTCTCGTGGTTTTTTGGCTATATTGTCATTATTGCTCTGTTTGTAACATTATTTTTACTCTTTTTCTTCCCTCAAAATTTTTTACAATGGGGGCCTTATATCAATATCGGTAACTGGACCTTTATACTCATTTCTTTTGTGATTGTTCCAATCGGTCTATATTTAAATGATCGTCAAGAAAAACAAAAAAGCACACAAACTGCTTCTTGGCGGTACAAAGGCACTTAA
- a CDS encoding thiamine phosphate synthase has translation MIIAVTPYELLHRHHQQRLILIEPYIDGVILRTPTEADDLKIWVTTLINKGFPKSKIIIHSNVQCAEQLGIRRIHFREYEWPTAFRVEEWEVSMSVHSESAIEFAKVQGAKFGLYGHLFNTSSKHNQPPRTVSEVRQALNCHFPLVAIGGINDTTVAEIPSKFSGIAMIGSAFHQNLDEFKYIVQQWYEKGGEGSECRN, from the coding sequence TTGATTATTGCAGTCACACCATATGAATTATTACATCGTCATCATCAACAACGTTTAATTCTAATTGAACCCTATATCGACGGAGTCATCTTACGGACACCTACTGAAGCTGATGATTTAAAGATTTGGGTTACAACATTAATAAATAAAGGATTTCCAAAGTCAAAAATCATCATCCATTCTAACGTGCAATGTGCTGAACAATTGGGCATTAGACGTATACATTTTCGTGAATATGAATGGCCAACTGCATTTCGTGTAGAAGAGTGGGAAGTAAGCATGTCCGTTCACTCGGAAAGCGCTATTGAATTTGCTAAAGTACAAGGTGCAAAGTTTGGACTTTATGGCCATTTGTTCAATACATCCTCTAAACACAATCAGCCCCCAAGGACGGTGAGTGAAGTCAGACAAGCTTTAAATTGTCATTTTCCTCTCGTCGCAATTGGCGGTATTAATGACACAACAGTTGCAGAGATACCTAGTAAATTTTCGGGGATTGCGATGATTGGTAGTGCGTTTCATCAAAACTTAGATGAATTTAAGTATATTGTTCAGCAATGGTATGAAAAAGGGGGTGAAGGCAGTGAATGTAGAAATTAA
- a CDS encoding sugar efflux transporter codes for MFRELLHIKNYKLFIVNMMLIGMGIAVTVPFFVLFATNKLGMTTNQFGLLLALAAICQFLMNTIVARFSDTHAINRKVIIIIALFMGALSFSLPFFVNNITLFIVLYALFQGLFAPAMPQLYASARESINQSTSSSRAVFANSVLRSMFSFGFLFGPLVGNILNQSWGYDGLFGGTVAIILMTLILQVFFFKEPKVKKPIRGTHKMEQNAPSMLKHTYLIIPFLAFILLHIGQWMYTLNMPLFVTQYLHEDEKYVGHLASLCAGLEVPFMIILGMVASKIETKTLLAIAAVCGCLFFGSIGIFDSVKMMLIGQVFLAAFLAVLLGIGISYFQDILPQFPGYASTLFANAMVVGQLLGNLLGGAMSQWVGLGNVFYVSASSLALGFILILLTKTNVKPTMQ; via the coding sequence ATGTTTCGGGAACTTCTTCATATAAAAAACTACAAGCTCTTTATCGTCAATATGATGCTCATTGGTATGGGGATTGCGGTGACGGTGCCGTTTTTTGTCTTATTCGCAACAAATAAATTAGGAATGACGACCAACCAGTTTGGTTTGCTATTGGCATTAGCCGCTATTTGCCAATTTCTCATGAATACCATTGTTGCCCGTTTTTCAGATACCCATGCCATCAATCGAAAAGTCATCATTATTATCGCCTTATTCATGGGGGCACTGAGTTTTTCATTACCTTTTTTTGTGAATAATATTACGCTTTTTATTGTGCTTTATGCACTGTTTCAAGGTTTATTTGCACCAGCAATGCCTCAGCTATATGCGTCTGCGAGAGAGTCCATTAATCAATCAACATCAAGTAGTCGTGCAGTATTTGCCAACTCTGTGCTACGGTCAATGTTCTCATTCGGCTTTTTATTTGGACCGTTAGTTGGAAATATTTTGAATCAGTCTTGGGGTTACGACGGTTTGTTTGGCGGGACAGTCGCAATTATTTTAATGACATTAATCCTTCAAGTGTTTTTCTTTAAAGAACCGAAAGTCAAAAAACCTATTCGAGGGACGCATAAAATGGAACAAAATGCGCCTTCCATGCTGAAGCATACGTATTTGATTATCCCATTTTTAGCTTTTATTTTATTACATATTGGCCAATGGATGTACACATTGAATATGCCTTTATTTGTGACACAATACCTTCATGAAGACGAAAAATATGTCGGCCACCTCGCAAGTTTATGTGCTGGGCTGGAAGTGCCGTTTATGATTATTTTAGGGATGGTCGCAAGTAAAATTGAAACGAAAACACTTCTTGCCATAGCTGCTGTGTGTGGTTGCTTATTTTTCGGAAGTATTGGCATCTTTGATAGCGTGAAGATGATGCTCATCGGTCAAGTATTTTTAGCCGCATTTTTAGCTGTATTATTAGGGATTGGCATTAGTTATTTCCAAGATATATTACCTCAATTTCCTGGATATGCCTCTACGCTTTTTGCGAATGCGATGGTTGTAGGACAATTGCTCGGAAATTTATTAGGAGGCGCAATGAGCCAATGGGTGGGTTTAGGAAACGTATTCTATGTTTCAGCATCATCGCTTGCGCTAGGATTTATTCTGATTTTGTTAACGAAAACAAACGTTAAACCCACTATGCAATAG
- a CDS encoding LysR family transcriptional regulator, which translates to MKIDDYRLLITLDETRTLRKAAERLYISQPAVTQRLKSIERHFGVEIFIRTKKQLITTIEGAMVIEHAKEMLKRERVFQDKIKAHIGSVSGTLSIGCSSLVGQTVLPQVLSKYTAEFPNVEIQLQVGSSEHIKAHHNDYHIMIVRGNQLLNLHNDHLMDDQHYFIYPKNKAEELQKLPFIEFQADPVYINQIKTWYHHHMSQDYHARIKVDQVATCKALLLSGVGVTILPEIMVKDLDETEFEMVKVDIEEESLIRSTYLSYDVSMVQLPQVSSFINILKEHVGRPTT; encoded by the coding sequence ATGAAAATTGATGATTATCGATTGTTAATTACACTAGACGAAACAAGAACTTTAAGAAAAGCGGCAGAACGCCTCTATATATCACAACCTGCTGTCACGCAACGTTTGAAATCTATTGAGCGTCATTTTGGTGTAGAGATTTTTATACGGACAAAAAAACAACTGATTACGACAATTGAAGGGGCTATGGTCATTGAACATGCGAAGGAAATGCTCAAGCGAGAACGTGTGTTTCAAGACAAAATTAAAGCCCATATTGGTTCAGTGAGTGGGACATTATCCATCGGGTGTTCCTCTCTAGTCGGTCAGACAGTGCTACCTCAAGTGCTCTCTAAATATACCGCTGAATTTCCTAACGTTGAAATCCAATTGCAAGTAGGTTCGAGTGAGCATATTAAAGCCCATCATAACGATTATCATATAATGATTGTTCGCGGGAACCAACTTTTGAATTTACATAATGATCATTTAATGGATGATCAACATTATTTTATTTATCCTAAAAATAAAGCAGAAGAACTTCAAAAATTACCGTTTATTGAGTTTCAAGCGGATCCGGTCTATATTAACCAAATCAAAACATGGTACCATCATCATATGTCTCAAGATTATCATGCACGCATTAAAGTTGACCAAGTGGCCACATGTAAAGCGCTACTCTTAAGTGGCGTAGGCGTTACGATTTTACCAGAAATCATGGTTAAAGACTTAGATGAAACTGAATTTGAAATGGTCAAAGTCGATATCGAAGAAGAATCTTTAATTCGCTCTACTTATTTAAGTTATGATGTGAGTATGGTACAGCTCCCACAAGTGAGCTCATTTATTAATATTTTAAAAGAACACGTAGGTCGACCTACAACATAA
- a CDS encoding DUF402 domain-containing protein translates to MKVKYIDKRHWRRLIDRDYIEVKVNNNKFKGIIGLITMNKVKEPLEVTVVGKQMVVANDHFQWLQILPEKKRYSITVMFNDKGEPLQYYFDINLKNITQKGRARTVDLCLDVLVLPNGKYELVDQDDLERALKSKQITRKQYHEAYVIAHQLMIQIDEDFESIHDKAMYCFRKINRKYHKIEKVRSDKHHTP, encoded by the coding sequence GTGAAAGTAAAGTACATTGATAAACGTCACTGGCGTCGCCTCATAGATCGGGATTATATCGAAGTCAAAGTTAATAATAATAAGTTTAAAGGTATTATCGGTTTGATAACGATGAATAAGGTGAAAGAACCTTTGGAGGTGACTGTTGTTGGAAAACAAATGGTTGTCGCAAACGATCATTTTCAGTGGCTACAGATTTTACCCGAAAAAAAACGTTATAGTATAACCGTGATGTTTAACGATAAAGGAGAACCTTTACAGTATTACTTTGATATTAATTTGAAAAATATAACACAAAAAGGGCGTGCTCGCACGGTAGATTTATGTTTAGATGTGTTGGTTCTGCCGAATGGGAAATATGAACTTGTGGATCAAGATGATTTAGAACGTGCCTTAAAATCCAAACAAATTACCCGAAAGCAATATCATGAAGCGTATGTTATCGCACATCAACTCATGATCCAAATCGATGAAGATTTTGAAAGTATTCACGACAAAGCGATGTACTGCTTCAGAAAAATAAATCGAAAATACCACAAAATAGAAAAAGTTCGCAGCGATAAACATCACACACCTTAA
- a CDS encoding DUF456 domain-containing protein, whose translation MIWLLWLLVLISFVIAFIGLLKPVIPAVLFLWIGFIIYQWGIDDTSLSWIFWLGMLFLTLLIFISDLLMNRYFVNRFGGSKKGEWAALIGVILGSFILPPFGIVIVPFILVLIVEMLEQKRFDVALKASFGSIVAFFSSTFTQAFVMLIMVIWFFVDALLIN comes from the coding sequence TTGATATGGCTTTTATGGCTTCTCGTACTAATCTCTTTTGTTATCGCGTTTATCGGATTACTGAAACCCGTGATTCCAGCGGTACTCTTTTTATGGATAGGATTTATCATTTATCAATGGGGGATAGATGATACTTCCCTCTCTTGGATATTTTGGCTAGGCATGCTTTTTTTAACATTGTTGATTTTCATTTCAGATTTATTAATGAATCGCTATTTTGTTAATCGATTCGGAGGAAGCAAAAAAGGAGAATGGGCGGCATTAATCGGTGTGATTCTTGGATCATTTATTCTCCCACCATTTGGAATTGTTATTGTTCCCTTTATTTTAGTACTTATTGTTGAAATGCTAGAGCAAAAACGATTTGATGTAGCGTTAAAAGCAAGCTTTGGGTCTATAGTCGCTTTCTTCTCAAGTACGTTCACCCAAGCTTTTGTGATGTTAATCATGGTGATATGGTTTTTTGTCGATGCCTTACTTATCAACTGA
- a CDS encoding CHAP domain-containing protein translates to MKKFAFALTFTSGAAALLVHQDAEASTQHTVQSGESIWSIAQQYGVSVDQLTQDNNLSNHIIFPGQVLTIGSSNENNSQNTTAPQLSQGQTHTVRAGESLDIIAAQYGVTAQDIMNANQLNGYLIFPNQTLTIPGGSGGNSTTISGSPSGTTTPDSGYTSPTFNHQNLYDWGQCTWHVFNKRAEAGQPISTYWWNADHWAANAAADGYTVDHNPTVGSIMQNYEGPVGHVAYVEQVNPDGSILISEMNYNTPPGTPDYRTIPASIASSYNYIH, encoded by the coding sequence TTGAAAAAATTTGCTTTTGCACTTACATTCACTTCTGGAGCAGCGGCATTACTCGTTCATCAGGATGCGGAGGCATCAACACAACATACGGTACAATCTGGTGAATCTATTTGGTCTATCGCACAACAATATGGTGTTTCAGTAGATCAACTTACTCAAGACAATAACTTATCAAACCACATTATCTTTCCAGGTCAAGTATTGACGATTGGGTCAAGCAATGAGAATAATAGTCAAAATACAACAGCGCCTCAATTATCACAAGGTCAAACGCATACTGTACGTGCCGGTGAATCTTTGGATATTATCGCTGCGCAATATGGCGTAACGGCACAAGACATCATGAATGCAAACCAACTTAATGGTTACCTTATTTTCCCTAACCAAACATTGACTATCCCTGGAGGGTCAGGTGGTAATAGCACAACAATTTCTGGATCACCAAGTGGAACAACAACTCCAGATAGCGGCTATACATCACCAACATTTAATCATCAAAACTTATATGACTGGGGTCAATGTACATGGCATGTCTTCAACAAACGTGCAGAAGCGGGACAACCTATCAGTACATATTGGTGGAATGCAGATCATTGGGCAGCAAACGCTGCGGCTGACGGTTATACGGTCGACCACAATCCTACGGTCGGTTCAATCATGCAAAATTATGAAGGCCCTGTGGGACATGTCGCATACGTTGAACAAGTGAACCCAGATGGTAGTATTTTAATTTCTGAAATGAATTATAATACACCTCCTGGTACTCCGGATTATCGTACAATCCCTGCATCAATCGCATCATCTTACAATTATATTCATTAA